CGGATAAACAATCGCTGATTGATGAAGGGATGCAGCAATTGCTGAACAATCATATTGCTTTTTTCCAGGAATGCCACCAACACGCTGAAAATGCCATAGATGAACTGGTGCGTAATATGAAGTATGTGACCCGTCTTGCTAAAAAGTTGAACCCAGTGATGCTTTTTGAAATCCAGAAATATCATCCGGATACCTGGCTGAATATCGAAAAATTTAAAGGAGACTGTATTCTGTATGGCATCAAAGAAAATTTAAAGCGGGGAATGACGGAAGGCCTATACCGTCAGAACCTGAATATAAATATTGTAGCACGCA
The Chitinophaga sp. MM2321 DNA segment above includes these coding regions:
- a CDS encoding TetR/AcrR family transcriptional regulator, which gives rise to MFRIYGVKGVTMFDIARDCGVSKKTVYEHFADKQSLIDEGMQQLLNNHIAFFQECHQHAENAIDELVRNMKYVTRLAKKLNPVMLFEIQKYHPDTWLNIEKFKGDCILYGIKENLKRGMTEGLYRQNLNINIVARMRQLQLEAAFDPIQYPADHFEMHEVMEQVTAHFILGIATIKGHKLVNQYLQIKEEE